A region of Faecalibacterium taiwanense DNA encodes the following proteins:
- a CDS encoding TrkA family potassium uptake protein: protein MKSILLIGLGRFGRHIAQELNELGHQVMAIDSNEDRVNAVLSYVTNAQIGDSTSEYFLRSLGVGNFDVCIVTIGGNFQNSLETTSLLKELGAKLVVSRAERDVQAKFLLRNGADEVVYPEKQLAKWAAIRYSSEHILDYIELQDDHAIMEVTIPPEWMDRTIGEINIRKKYNINILALKKDGKLDMSITPDTQLCRDESMLVLGKYASIQKCFRL from the coding sequence ATGAAATCGATTCTTTTGATTGGGCTTGGCCGTTTTGGCCGCCATATTGCGCAGGAACTGAATGAGCTGGGTCATCAGGTCATGGCAATCGACAGCAACGAAGACCGTGTGAACGCTGTGCTTTCCTATGTGACGAATGCACAGATCGGTGACAGCACCAGCGAATACTTTCTGCGCTCCCTTGGTGTCGGCAATTTTGATGTGTGCATCGTAACCATCGGCGGTAATTTTCAAAACTCGCTGGAAACCACTTCACTGCTCAAAGAATTGGGGGCAAAGCTTGTGGTCTCGCGTGCAGAGCGGGATGTACAAGCCAAGTTTCTGCTGCGCAACGGTGCGGATGAAGTGGTCTACCCGGAAAAGCAGCTGGCAAAGTGGGCGGCGATCCGATACAGCTCCGAACACATTCTGGATTATATCGAGCTGCAGGACGACCACGCTATCATGGAAGTGACCATTCCGCCGGAATGGATGGATCGCACGATCGGTGAGATCAATATCCGAAAAAAGTATAACATCAACATTCTTGCGCTGAAAAAAGACGGAAAGCTCGATATGAGCATCACGCCGGATACGCAGCTGTGCCGGGATGAAAGTATGCTGGTTTTGGGAAAATACGCATCGATCCAGAAGTGTTTCCGGCTCTGA
- a CDS encoding TrkH family potassium uptake protein, giving the protein MIQYPRYKRHRFSSFQVIIAGFAAVDLVGALLLMLPIAAQQRCVTPFHEALFTSTSALCVTGLVVQDTGSYWSAFGQSVILLLIQIGGLGVITVGAAFALLSGRKISLKQRSTMQEATAAPQMGGIVRLTGFILRITALFELVGAALLLPTFCADYGLRGIWYALFHSISAFCNAGFDLLGTEGAKFVSLTRYAGNPLLTTVIAALIVFGGLGFLTWEDICTYRLDFHRYRMQSKVILVTTAFLLVLPTLYFYCFEFTAGSARQRILLSMFQSVTPRTAGFNTADLAAMGSTSQALMVVLMLLGGSPGSTAGGMKTTTFAVLLANMWATFRRREDAEFFGRRIDGSAVKNAATIAGMYLTLFFLGAFVIAAAEQLPMSVCLYETASAVATVGLTLGITPQLGVLSQGVLIALMFLGRVGGLTLIYAAFGSSPAHSRLPQEKIAIG; this is encoded by the coding sequence ATGATTCAATATCCTCGTTACAAGCGGCACCGTTTTTCTTCTTTTCAGGTTATTATTGCAGGTTTTGCGGCAGTCGATCTGGTGGGCGCATTGCTTCTGATGCTCCCGATCGCTGCACAGCAGCGGTGCGTCACACCGTTCCATGAGGCACTGTTTACCTCCACCTCCGCCCTTTGCGTGACCGGACTTGTGGTTCAGGATACCGGCAGCTACTGGTCGGCTTTTGGGCAAAGCGTGATCCTTCTTCTGATCCAGATCGGAGGATTAGGTGTCATTACGGTGGGCGCTGCCTTTGCGCTGCTTTCCGGGCGAAAGATCTCCCTCAAGCAGCGCAGCACGATGCAGGAAGCTACTGCTGCCCCGCAGATGGGCGGCATCGTGCGGCTGACAGGCTTTATTCTGCGGATCACCGCCCTGTTTGAATTGGTCGGTGCTGCACTGCTGCTGCCGACGTTCTGCGCCGATTATGGTTTGCGCGGGATCTGGTACGCGTTGTTTCATTCCATTTCGGCGTTCTGCAATGCCGGCTTTGACCTGCTGGGAACAGAGGGGGCAAAATTTGTTTCGCTGACACGGTATGCAGGTAACCCATTGCTTACCACAGTGATCGCGGCCCTGATCGTCTTTGGCGGACTTGGCTTTCTGACATGGGAGGATATTTGTACATATCGCCTTGATTTTCACCGTTACCGGATGCAGAGCAAGGTGATCCTTGTCACAACGGCATTTCTTCTGGTATTGCCGACGCTGTACTTTTATTGCTTCGAGTTCACGGCAGGCTCTGCCCGGCAGCGCATTTTATTGTCGATGTTTCAATCCGTTACCCCCCGTACTGCCGGTTTTAACACCGCCGATCTTGCTGCGATGGGCAGCACTTCACAGGCATTGATGGTGGTTCTGATGCTGTTGGGCGGTTCGCCCGGCTCTACGGCAGGCGGCATGAAAACCACAACATTTGCCGTTCTGCTGGCCAATATGTGGGCGACCTTCCGCCGCAGAGAAGATGCCGAATTTTTCGGGCGGCGCATAGATGGTTCTGCGGTCAAGAATGCTGCCACGATCGCAGGGATGTATTTGACGCTGTTCTTCCTCGGAGCCTTTGTCATTGCTGCGGCCGAGCAGCTGCCGATGTCAGTCTGTCTGTATGAGACTGCTTCGGCTGTGGCAACGGTGGGTCTGACATTGGGCATCACGCCGCAGTTGGGGGTCCTTTCGCAGGGGGTGCTGATCGCACTGATGTTTTTGGGACGTGTTGGTGGATTGACGTTGATCTATGCGGCATTTGGCAGCAGCCCTGCCCACTCTCGTCTGCCGCAGGAGAAGATCGCAATCGGATAA
- a CDS encoding CarD family transcriptional regulator: MSRFQAGALVVYGNLGVHEVERVGLRHFCDEPAREYYTLRPYFSDSHDRSYIPTAKEGVLRPVTPAQQAAADLARIKAETLPIPTGIQTALAEHYQALLHTNDFYQYLTLFKELGQKQTQQQSRGRKINAMDTYFYQMVERVLREELAVAFGESQQEAGRRLLEILR; this comes from the coding sequence ATGTCACGGTTTCAGGCGGGAGCGCTGGTGGTCTACGGAAATCTGGGAGTGCACGAGGTGGAAAGGGTCGGGCTGCGGCACTTTTGCGATGAGCCCGCCAGAGAGTATTACACCCTCCGGCCCTATTTTTCGGATTCCCACGACCGCAGCTATATCCCCACGGCAAAAGAGGGTGTTCTGCGCCCGGTGACCCCGGCACAGCAGGCAGCAGCCGACCTTGCACGGATCAAAGCGGAGACGCTGCCCATCCCTACGGGAATTCAGACGGCGCTGGCAGAACACTATCAGGCACTGCTCCACACCAATGATTTTTACCAGTACCTGACCCTGTTCAAGGAGCTGGGACAAAAGCAGACCCAGCAGCAAAGCCGTGGCCGGAAGATCAACGCTATGGATACCTACTTCTACCAGATGGTAGAGCGCGTCCTGCGGGAGGAGCTGGCGGTGGCGTTTGGGGAATCGCAGCAGGAAGCCGGCAGGCGTCTGCTGGAGATTTTGCGCTGA
- a CDS encoding MATE family efflux transporter, which yields MESSNQFLGTERISKLMQKYAIPCIISLLVGALYNIVDQIFIANASYLGSYGNAANTVVFPLTVVALAIAVMIGDGCCAFVSISLGQNEVPKAKRSVGNAVVMCLVSSIVLAALYLVFADNILAMFGGTVNAETYHHSQEYFFYITLGVPFYMFGQAMNPIIRADGNPRFAMISTLAGAVLNIILDPVFIFGLRWGMMGAAVATVIGQLVTAALAVWYLLHMKIIRPEKGDYRLKGSICGRTLTLGMTSFLSQISLVAAMAAINNMIRKYGALDTVFGQEQYAQIPMAVVGIVMKFFQIVISIVVGMAAGCIPVVGFNMGAKKPARVKELFTKLLLAEAAVGVVALVLVEGFPRQLIALFGAANESVYYTDFAVRSFRIYLCMIILACVNKACFIFLQAMGKAVESTALSMVREVVFGVGFALLLPRFFGLDGVLYSMPMSDILTFLIAGYLICKTYRELNQKGEV from the coding sequence ATGGAAAGCTCCAATCAATTTCTCGGCACGGAGCGCATCAGCAAGCTGATGCAGAAGTATGCGATCCCGTGCATTATTTCGCTTCTGGTCGGCGCACTGTATAACATCGTGGACCAGATCTTTATTGCAAACGCCAGCTATCTTGGCTCCTACGGCAACGCCGCCAATACGGTCGTTTTCCCGCTGACGGTGGTGGCACTGGCTATTGCCGTGATGATCGGTGACGGCTGCTGCGCCTTCGTCAGTATCAGCCTTGGGCAGAACGAGGTCCCCAAGGCAAAGCGGAGCGTCGGCAATGCGGTGGTGATGTGTCTGGTCAGCAGCATTGTGCTGGCGGCGCTCTATCTGGTTTTTGCGGACAACATTCTCGCCATGTTCGGCGGAACGGTCAACGCCGAGACCTACCACCACTCCCAGGAGTATTTCTTTTATATCACGCTGGGCGTGCCCTTTTATATGTTTGGGCAGGCCATGAACCCCATCATCCGCGCGGATGGCAACCCCCGGTTTGCCATGATCTCCACCCTTGCGGGTGCGGTGCTGAACATTATTCTGGACCCCGTTTTCATTTTCGGCTTGCGCTGGGGCATGATGGGCGCGGCGGTGGCTACTGTGATCGGTCAGCTGGTCACCGCAGCGCTGGCAGTGTGGTATCTGCTGCACATGAAGATCATCCGTCCTGAAAAGGGCGACTACCGGCTGAAGGGCTCCATCTGCGGCCGCACCCTGACCCTTGGCATGACCAGCTTTCTGTCCCAGATCAGCCTTGTGGCGGCTATGGCAGCCATCAACAACATGATCCGCAAATACGGCGCACTGGACACCGTGTTCGGGCAGGAGCAGTATGCACAGATTCCCATGGCAGTTGTTGGCATCGTGATGAAGTTCTTCCAGATCGTCATCTCCATCGTGGTGGGCATGGCGGCTGGCTGCATCCCCGTGGTGGGTTTCAACATGGGCGCAAAAAAGCCTGCCCGTGTGAAGGAGCTGTTCACAAAACTGCTGCTGGCAGAAGCGGCCGTGGGCGTTGTTGCGCTGGTGCTGGTGGAGGGCTTCCCGCGGCAGCTGATCGCCCTGTTCGGTGCTGCCAACGAGAGCGTCTACTACACCGATTTTGCAGTGCGCTCCTTCCGCATCTACCTGTGCATGATCATTCTGGCCTGTGTCAACAAGGCCTGCTTCATCTTTTTGCAGGCCATGGGCAAGGCAGTGGAATCCACCGCCCTGTCCATGGTGCGTGAGGTGGTGTTCGGCGTGGGCTTTGCCCTGCTGCTGCCCCGGTTCTTCGGGCTGGACGGCGTGCTGTACTCCATGCCCATGTCGGATATCCTCACCTTCCTGATTGCAGGCTATCTGATCTGCAAAACCTACCGTGAACTGAACCAGAAAGGAGAAGTCTAA
- a CDS encoding AAA family ATPase, with product MEKHIITISREFGSGGRTIGKLVAEHLGIPCYDAELLQKLAAESGFDENYVREAGEYTPGGFLASAFTDRSFGLTNEDLLWKLQYRIIRELAEKESCVIVGRCADFILQDRTDCLKVFVHADLKFRADRIVRVYGEREKSPESRLKEKDKRRAAYYRFYTDMNWGNAANYHIALDSGVIGIEKSAEIIESLS from the coding sequence ATGGAAAAACATATCATTACCATCAGCCGCGAGTTTGGCAGCGGCGGCAGAACCATCGGCAAACTGGTGGCAGAGCATCTGGGTATCCCATGCTACGACGCCGAACTGCTTCAGAAGCTGGCTGCAGAAAGCGGCTTTGACGAAAACTACGTCAGGGAGGCCGGAGAGTACACCCCCGGCGGCTTCCTTGCTTCTGCCTTCACCGACCGCAGCTTCGGTCTCACTAACGAGGACCTGCTTTGGAAGCTGCAATACCGGATCATCCGGGAACTGGCAGAAAAAGAGTCCTGCGTCATCGTGGGGCGCTGCGCCGACTTCATCCTGCAAGACCGCACCGACTGCTTGAAGGTCTTTGTCCACGCCGACCTGAAGTTCCGGGCAGACCGCATCGTGCGAGTCTACGGCGAGCGGGAGAAATCTCCCGAATCCCGGCTGAAGGAGAAGGACAAGCGCCGCGCCGCCTACTACCGCTTCTACACCGATATGAACTGGGGCAATGCCGCCAACTATCATATTGCGCTGGATAGTGGGGTCATCGGCATTGAAAAGAGTGCGGAGATCATTGAAAGTCTTTCATAA
- a CDS encoding recombinase family protein produces MTAVIYARYSSDNQREESIEGQIRECTAYAEKNGITIVKHYIDRAISAKTDNRPEFQQMIKDSDKKLFDIVLVWKLDRFARNRYDSARYKTQLKKNGVKLMSATEIISEGPEGIILESVLEGYAEYYSADLSEKVIRGMTENALKGKFTGGAIPFGYIINADHRFEIDPLTAPFVAETFQRYNDGQTMREIRDWLNEKGVKNQRGGLMTFNTIQHMLNNRRYIGELKYRDVLIPDAIPSIVSAELFNDVQEKIAKNKKAPARRKAEDDYLLTTKLFCGYCGALMFGESGTSRTGEVHRYYKCATAKKHKGCKKKTVRKQWLEDLVVNQTMQLVKDDAAMESIIAKVMELQNKENTNIPLYKKQLRDAESGIQNMLNAIQAGILTSSTKERLEQLEETKRELEARIAEEKLAKPKVTEEFIRFWLLRFRKLDMSLKDQRQALVDTFINAIYLYDDKVLITFNYKEGTQTVTFGEAAEAASKGNGSDLDCFTAPQGRQLLIAVFFVLHGSFPLAVTADKRT; encoded by the coding sequence ATGACCGCCGTGATCTATGCCCGCTATTCATCGGATAACCAGCGCGAAGAATCCATTGAAGGCCAGATTCGTGAATGCACTGCCTATGCGGAAAAGAACGGCATCACCATCGTCAAGCACTACATTGACCGTGCTATCTCTGCCAAGACGGACAACCGCCCGGAGTTTCAGCAGATGATTAAGGACAGTGACAAGAAGCTGTTTGACATCGTGCTGGTCTGGAAGTTGGATCGTTTTGCCCGGAACCGCTACGACAGTGCCCGGTACAAGACCCAGCTGAAGAAGAACGGTGTCAAGCTCATGTCTGCCACCGAGATCATCTCCGAGGGACCGGAGGGCATCATTCTGGAATCGGTGCTGGAAGGTTATGCCGAGTATTATTCCGCTGACCTGTCTGAAAAGGTCATTCGTGGCATGACCGAAAACGCACTGAAGGGAAAGTTCACTGGCGGTGCCATTCCCTTTGGCTACATCATCAACGCAGACCACCGCTTTGAAATCGACCCGTTGACTGCTCCCTTTGTGGCAGAAACCTTCCAGCGGTACAACGATGGCCAGACCATGCGGGAAATTCGGGATTGGCTGAACGAAAAGGGCGTCAAGAACCAGCGTGGCGGGCTGATGACCTTCAACACCATTCAGCATATGCTGAACAATCGCCGCTACATCGGGGAGCTGAAATATCGTGATGTTTTGATTCCCGATGCGATTCCCTCCATTGTGTCCGCAGAGCTTTTCAACGATGTGCAGGAAAAGATCGCCAAAAACAAAAAAGCCCCTGCCCGTAGAAAGGCAGAGGATGACTACCTGCTCACCACCAAGCTGTTCTGCGGCTACTGTGGGGCGTTGATGTTTGGCGAAAGCGGCACAAGCCGGACGGGTGAAGTCCACCGCTACTATAAATGTGCCACTGCCAAAAAGCACAAGGGCTGCAAGAAAAAGACCGTCCGCAAACAGTGGCTGGAAGATCTGGTGGTCAACCAGACCATGCAGCTTGTGAAAGACGATGCCGCTATGGAATCCATCATCGCCAAGGTGATGGAACTGCAAAACAAGGAGAATACCAACATTCCCCTTTATAAAAAGCAGCTCCGGGATGCAGAATCCGGTATCCAGAATATGCTCAATGCGATTCAGGCCGGTATCCTGACCAGCTCCACCAAGGAGCGGTTGGAGCAGCTGGAAGAAACCAAGCGTGAGCTTGAAGCACGCATTGCGGAAGAAAAGCTGGCGAAGCCGAAAGTGACCGAAGAATTTATCAGGTTTTGGCTGCTGCGGTTCCGTAAGCTGGACATGAGCCTGAAAGACCAGCGGCAGGCACTAGTGGATACCTTCATCAATGCGATTTACCTGTATGATGATAAGGTTTTGATAACCTTCAACTATAAAGAAGGAACACAGACCGTCACCTTTGGGGAAGCGGCAGAAGCCGCATCAAAGGGAAATGGTTCGGATTTGGATTGCTTTACTGCACCACAAGGAAGACAGCTTTTGATAGCTGTCTTTTTTGTTTTACACGGCAGTTTCCCTTTAGCAGTAACCGCGGATAAGAGGACTTGA
- a CDS encoding glycoside hydrolase family 2 TIM barrel-domain containing protein, with product MPLNNPITSALLADPEIFQQNRLPFHAHFADQTSPEMPLAVSLDGEWAFHYAENLTAPFSDWDTLTVPGFIQMQSLQKPGQPYGTPHYVNTQYPWDGHEKLHPGQIPQDYNPIGEYQRSFTLPESWASCYLHLNGADSAAAVWCNDVYIGYTEDTFTPAEFDMTAAVHPGENTLTVQVYRFSSGSWLEDQDFWRMSGLFRSVELFTKPEIHLEDVFVKQDFAPDFSSATVTFDCKVSGAGTISVVFDGEEQSAEVGEPAEYDSGVVFGKGEADPDVEEDVQDVSFTFTVEHPTLWSAEQPNLYEAEIALLNEGALVERTGLKVGLRKFELKERQMLLNGKRIVFKGVNRHEWSCRTGRTVSREEMLWDVKNLKAHNVNAVRTSHYPNDPYFLSLCDEYGLYVIGETNLETHGTWQKLGADGSDEWTLPGARPEWRENVLARAEAMLERDKNHPAILIWSCGNESHGGKTLWEMSEYFRNTDPSRLVHYEGIFWNREYPATSDMESQMYTPVADIKKFLAEHPEKPFIMCEYSHAMGNSCGGITDYTEYAYEEPLYQGGFIWEYMDHGIAVTSPDGKPGFAYGGDFGDRPTDREFCVDGLVLPDRRNTPKMDAVKAAYAPLKITLTDTEAVIENRNLFTDLNAYDLVFASSVNGKPERRAVLRADCKPGGTEHIPFPFALPEAGLACMTVTAIQRAALPGIPAGYEAALGQVWHNYAVARLTLPAPQLVEMDCNVGVKGEGFEYIFGRGKGLVSIRYNGVQLLDDTVRPNFWRAPTNNDEGCAEPFTFAFWKTAGLYARCDNLTAETKGDFVIARANYTLPDGQTLPIDFAIDGAGRCDITMTWQGTRTELPEFGLLFPLRRELTEVSYLGLGPRETTADRTAGGKMGAWNYNVRQDFAQNTPVYPQECGSRTGVYSATVTGSGLNIGIGFAGDGMTFSALPYTPHELENARHLYELPRDDNKTVVRCAAFQRGVGGDNSWGAKPHADACFAVEKGTSFRFTIQK from the coding sequence ATGCCTTTAAATAATCCTATCACATCGGCGCTTCTGGCCGACCCGGAAATTTTCCAGCAGAACCGTTTGCCCTTCCACGCTCATTTTGCAGACCAGACAAGCCCGGAAATGCCGTTGGCCGTCAGCTTGGATGGCGAATGGGCTTTCCACTATGCGGAAAACCTGACTGCGCCTTTCTCAGACTGGGACACCCTGACCGTGCCCGGCTTCATCCAAATGCAGAGCCTGCAAAAGCCCGGCCAGCCCTACGGCACGCCCCATTACGTCAACACCCAGTACCCGTGGGACGGCCATGAAAAGCTGCACCCCGGTCAGATTCCGCAGGATTATAACCCCATCGGGGAATACCAGCGCAGTTTCACCCTGCCGGAAAGCTGGGCAAGCTGCTATCTGCACCTGAACGGCGCGGACAGCGCTGCCGCCGTCTGGTGCAATGACGTTTACATCGGCTACACCGAGGATACCTTCACTCCCGCTGAATTTGACATGACCGCCGCCGTCCACCCCGGCGAAAATACCCTGACGGTACAGGTGTACCGTTTCTCCTCCGGCAGCTGGCTGGAGGATCAGGATTTCTGGCGCATGAGCGGCTTGTTCCGCTCTGTGGAGCTGTTCACAAAGCCGGAAATTCACCTCGAGGATGTCTTTGTGAAGCAGGATTTTGCCCCGGACTTTTCCAGTGCCACTGTCACCTTTGATTGCAAGGTCAGCGGCGCGGGCACCATCTCGGTGGTGTTTGATGGCGAGGAGCAGTCTGCTGAGGTGGGCGAACCTGCCGAATACGACAGCGGTGTGGTGTTCGGCAAGGGCGAGGCCGACCCGGACGTGGAAGAGGACGTGCAGGATGTCTCCTTCACCTTTACGGTGGAGCATCCCACCCTGTGGAGCGCCGAGCAGCCGAACCTGTACGAAGCAGAAATTGCCCTGCTGAACGAGGGTGCTCTCGTGGAGCGCACCGGATTGAAAGTCGGCTTGCGTAAGTTTGAGCTGAAAGAACGCCAGATGCTTTTGAACGGCAAGCGTATCGTGTTCAAGGGTGTCAACCGCCACGAGTGGAGCTGCCGCACCGGCCGCACCGTCAGCCGGGAAGAGATGCTGTGGGATGTAAAGAACCTGAAGGCCCACAACGTCAACGCCGTGCGCACCAGCCACTACCCCAACGACCCCTATTTCCTGTCCCTCTGCGATGAATACGGCCTGTATGTCATCGGGGAGACCAATCTGGAGACCCACGGCACATGGCAGAAGCTGGGTGCGGACGGCTCGGACGAGTGGACGCTGCCCGGTGCCCGCCCGGAGTGGCGGGAAAATGTGCTTGCCCGCGCCGAAGCCATGCTGGAACGGGACAAAAACCACCCGGCCATCCTCATTTGGTCTTGCGGCAACGAGAGCCACGGCGGCAAGACCCTGTGGGAGATGAGCGAGTATTTCCGCAACACCGACCCCAGCCGCCTTGTGCACTACGAGGGCATTTTCTGGAACCGGGAGTACCCCGCCACCTCCGATATGGAAAGCCAGATGTACACCCCGGTGGCAGACATCAAAAAGTTTCTGGCAGAGCACCCGGAAAAGCCCTTTATCATGTGCGAGTACAGCCACGCCATGGGTAACAGCTGCGGCGGCATCACCGACTACACCGAGTATGCCTACGAAGAGCCCCTGTATCAGGGCGGGTTTATCTGGGAGTACATGGACCACGGCATTGCAGTGACAAGCCCGGACGGCAAGCCCGGCTTTGCCTATGGCGGCGACTTCGGCGACCGCCCCACCGACCGGGAATTCTGCGTGGACGGCCTTGTGCTGCCCGACCGCCGTAACACCCCCAAAATGGACGCCGTCAAGGCGGCCTACGCACCGCTGAAGATCACCCTGACCGACACGGAAGCCGTGATTGAAAACCGGAATCTCTTTACCGACCTGAACGCCTACGACCTTGTGTTTGCGTCCTCGGTCAACGGCAAGCCGGAGCGCCGGGCGGTGCTGCGGGCAGACTGCAAGCCGGGCGGGACGGAGCACATCCCGTTTCCCTTTGCCTTACCGGAGGCTGGGCTTGCCTGCATGACCGTTACCGCCATCCAGCGGGCTGCACTGCCCGGCATCCCGGCGGGCTATGAAGCCGCTTTGGGGCAGGTATGGCACAACTACGCCGTCGCCCGGCTGACCCTGCCCGCCCCGCAGCTGGTGGAGATGGACTGCAACGTCGGCGTAAAGGGCGAGGGCTTCGAGTACATCTTTGGCCGAGGCAAGGGGCTGGTGTCCATCCGCTATAACGGCGTGCAGCTGCTGGACGATACCGTGCGCCCCAATTTCTGGCGTGCGCCCACCAACAACGACGAGGGCTGTGCAGAGCCGTTTACATTTGCCTTCTGGAAAACCGCCGGTCTCTACGCCCGCTGCGATAACCTGACCGCTGAAACAAAGGGCGATTTCGTCATCGCCCGCGCAAACTACACCCTGCCAGATGGGCAGACGCTGCCCATTGATTTTGCCATTGACGGCGCAGGCCGCTGTGATATCACCATGACATGGCAGGGCACGCGCACTGAGCTGCCGGAGTTCGGTCTGCTCTTCCCGCTGCGTCGGGAGCTGACGGAAGTCTCCTATCTGGGTCTTGGCCCCCGGGAGACCACCGCCGACCGCACTGCAGGCGGCAAGATGGGTGCGTGGAACTACAACGTCCGGCAGGATTTTGCCCAGAACACCCCGGTCTACCCGCAGGAGTGCGGCAGCCGCACCGGCGTGTACAGTGCAACTGTCACCGGCAGCGGATTGAATATAGGCATCGGCTTTGCAGGGGACGGCATGACCTTCTCGGCGCTGCCCTACACGCCCCATGAACTGGAAAACGCCCGCCACCTTTACGAGCTGCCCCGGGACGACAATAAGACGGTCGTCCGCTGCGCTGCTTTCCAGCGCGGCGTGGGCGGCGACAACAGCTGGGGCGCAAAGCCCCATGCAGACGCCTGCTTTGCGGTGGAGAAGGGAACCTCGTTCCGTTTTACGATTCAAAAATAA
- a CDS encoding DUF2264 domain-containing protein, whose protein sequence is MNLQTKADFTALMHKFLDPLKPYYSAGCARLHLGETGVTYNQNAIELEAFSRPLWALVPFWVGGGSDPEFEKIYRKGLAAGTDPENPEYWGTTGEYDQCYVEMAAIACGILTAPEKLWTPLSDTEKQNLAAWLGQINAHTIPDCNWQFFRILVNLALKSVGMPYSPELLEDGLCKIDSYYSGDGWSTDGASVQKDYYIPWAIQYYGLLYSKFAADTDPRRAALYRQRAQLFAQQFVYWFDANGAALPFGRSLTYRFAQNSFWAACIWAGLEPLPLPVMKGLIVRNFNWWLGQKMFDRDGILTIGYCYPQMYMAERYNAPGSPYWGMKSFLLLALPDDHPFWSAEAAPMPALERLKPMPYANMLVQRRAGRVTAYAAGVNEGHGHGQFPEKYAKFAYDTRFGFCASRSREVLNQAAPDSMLAFVIDDNVFVRKVSKTWEIEAGAVTAQWSPFPGIEVTTTITPTATGHRRHHEIDSSFDCEAYDCGFAVPNFTPGYAESAENDTAEAHCDTLCCAVRGRGEAVVIGCDPNTSLYFTNVHLPAVKYHIPKGHTVLDTEVFDEAN, encoded by the coding sequence ATGAACTTGCAGACCAAAGCGGATTTTACCGCACTGATGCACAAATTTCTCGACCCGCTCAAGCCTTATTATTCCGCAGGCTGTGCCCGGCTGCATCTGGGCGAGACGGGCGTGACCTACAACCAAAATGCCATTGAGCTGGAAGCCTTCAGCCGCCCGCTGTGGGCGCTGGTGCCCTTCTGGGTGGGCGGCGGTTCCGACCCGGAATTTGAAAAAATCTACCGCAAGGGTCTTGCCGCCGGCACCGACCCGGAAAACCCCGAATACTGGGGCACCACCGGGGAGTACGACCAGTGCTATGTGGAGATGGCGGCTATTGCCTGCGGCATCCTCACCGCACCGGAAAAGCTGTGGACCCCGCTTTCTGATACCGAAAAACAGAACCTTGCCGCATGGCTGGGGCAGATCAACGCCCACACCATCCCGGACTGCAACTGGCAGTTTTTCCGCATCCTTGTAAACCTTGCCCTGAAAAGCGTGGGGATGCCTTACAGCCCGGAACTGCTGGAGGATGGCCTTTGCAAAATTGACAGCTATTACAGCGGCGACGGCTGGTCCACCGATGGCGCCTCCGTGCAAAAGGATTACTACATCCCGTGGGCCATCCAGTATTACGGACTGCTCTACTCTAAATTTGCCGCCGACACCGACCCCCGGCGTGCTGCACTCTACCGCCAGCGCGCCCAGCTGTTCGCGCAGCAGTTCGTCTATTGGTTCGATGCCAACGGCGCAGCCCTGCCCTTTGGCCGCAGCCTGACCTACCGCTTTGCCCAGAACAGCTTCTGGGCGGCCTGCATCTGGGCAGGGCTGGAGCCGCTGCCCCTGCCGGTAATGAAGGGCCTTATCGTCCGCAACTTCAACTGGTGGCTGGGGCAGAAAATGTTCGACCGGGACGGCATCCTGACCATCGGCTACTGCTACCCGCAGATGTACATGGCCGAGCGGTACAACGCCCCCGGCAGCCCCTACTGGGGCATGAAGAGCTTTTTGCTGCTTGCTTTGCCGGATGACCACCCCTTCTGGTCTGCCGAAGCCGCGCCCATGCCCGCATTGGAGCGGCTCAAGCCCATGCCATACGCCAATATGCTGGTGCAGCGCCGGGCGGGGCGGGTAACGGCCTATGCCGCCGGTGTCAACGAGGGCCACGGTCACGGACAGTTCCCGGAAAAGTATGCAAAATTTGCCTACGATACCCGCTTTGGCTTCTGCGCCTCCCGCAGCCGGGAGGTGCTCAATCAGGCCGCGCCGGACAGTATGCTGGCCTTTGTCATCGACGACAACGTGTTTGTGCGCAAGGTGAGCAAAACGTGGGAAATTGAAGCCGGGGCTGTGACCGCGCAGTGGTCGCCCTTCCCCGGGATTGAGGTGACCACCACTATCACTCCCACGGCCACCGGCCACCGCCGCCACCATGAAATTGACAGCAGTTTCGACTGCGAAGCCTATGACTGCGGTTTTGCCGTGCCCAATTTTACACCGGGCTACGCCGAAAGCGCGGAAAACGATACCGCCGAAGCCCATTGCGACACCCTGTGCTGCGCCGTGCGCGGCAGGGGAGAAGCAGTGGTCATCGGCTGCGACCCTAACACCAGCCTGTACTTCACCAATGTCCATCTGCCCGCCGTGAAGTACCACATCCCCAAGGGACACACGGTGCTGGACACCGAGGTCTTTGACGAAGCAAACTGA